Proteins co-encoded in one Arthrobacter sp. ERGS1:01 genomic window:
- a CDS encoding helix-turn-helix transcriptional regulator gives MNTQSEVRAFLMSRRAKVTPEMAGLPPGSNRRVAGLRRIEVAVLAGVSVEYYAKLERGAIAGASSSVLDAIARALQLTDTERTHLYDLARAADGAPFSGRQRRRASKNAVNRPSLQWALDTITNGIAFVRDHQQNLLATNELGRAFYSPVIGDSGRTPNLARFQFLDPASRDFYPDWELFAGMCVAIMRAEAGRDPNDKGLQDLVGELSTRSDTFRKLWGAHDVRRHGTGTKRFNHPVVGELTLAYEELAITADPGLVFMIYTAEPGSPSAERLQLLASWAATGAIAT, from the coding sequence ATGAACACCCAATCCGAAGTGCGCGCATTCCTGATGTCCCGGCGCGCAAAAGTGACCCCGGAGATGGCCGGGCTTCCCCCAGGCTCGAACCGGCGGGTGGCAGGGCTGCGCCGCATCGAGGTGGCGGTCCTTGCCGGCGTCAGCGTCGAGTACTACGCCAAGCTTGAACGGGGCGCGATCGCCGGAGCGTCGTCGTCGGTCCTCGACGCGATCGCCCGCGCACTCCAACTCACCGACACCGAGCGGACCCACCTTTACGACCTGGCCCGTGCCGCCGACGGTGCCCCGTTCTCGGGACGGCAGCGCCGCCGTGCCAGCAAGAACGCCGTGAACCGCCCAAGCCTGCAGTGGGCGCTGGACACCATCACGAATGGCATCGCTTTTGTCCGTGACCACCAGCAGAACCTGCTCGCCACTAACGAGCTGGGCCGCGCGTTCTATTCACCGGTCATCGGCGACAGCGGGCGGACCCCCAACCTCGCCCGCTTCCAGTTCCTTGACCCCGCGTCCCGGGACTTCTACCCGGACTGGGAGCTGTTCGCGGGGATGTGCGTGGCCATCATGCGGGCCGAGGCCGGGCGCGACCCCAACGACAAGGGCCTCCAGGACCTCGTGGGCGAACTCTCCACCCGCAGCGACACCTTTCGAAAGCTCTGGGGTGCGCACGACGTTCGCCGCCATGGCACCGGCACAAAACGGTTCAACCATCCCGTCGTCGGCGAACTCACCCTGGCGTACGAAGAACTCGCCATCACCGCGGACCCCGGCCTTGTCTTCATGATCTACACAGCGGAGCCGGGATCGCCCAGCGCGGAACGGCTGCAGTTGCTTGCCAGCTGGGCAGCAACCGGCGCCATCGCCACCTGA
- a CDS encoding MFS transporter produces the protein METVTHAPSRIATETGRRLPIATLIVLASIGFVLVAMETMPAGLLPVIATGLRVSEGTVGLFVSMYALGTVIVTIPAISVTRAMRRKPLLLASVAGLALANSATAISSDVTLLLISRFVAGAFSGIIWGMLAAYGRKISPPRHAGLALSIVSTGAPVGFALGTPLGSWLGATFNWRLPFVGLTVVALLAGVFIALVSPDAEGQRGKSRLPVARVFRIPGVATILAVIFTWMLAHNTIYTYIAPYLRAAGSGLTPDVQLFIFGVSSIAGIAVTGAFLDRHPRPLLHGSVAVFIAAGFVLLFGHASPPAIIIATVLWGLTFGGAAAQLQAALTSAGGQDSDVANSFLPVAFNIAIFVAGILGAALLTRFDGLVLPVVMIGCGAITFLLTIYGRRSAFPSRL, from the coding sequence ATGGAAACTGTCACCCACGCACCATCACGCATCGCCACCGAAACAGGGCGCCGCCTTCCGATCGCGACGTTGATCGTCCTGGCCTCTATCGGATTTGTGCTTGTTGCGATGGAGACCATGCCGGCCGGCCTGCTGCCCGTGATTGCGACGGGGCTGCGCGTCAGCGAAGGAACCGTCGGACTCTTTGTCAGCATGTATGCCCTTGGCACGGTCATTGTCACCATTCCAGCGATTTCCGTGACCCGGGCGATGCGGCGGAAGCCTTTGCTGCTCGCGTCCGTCGCGGGCCTGGCCCTGGCCAACAGCGCCACCGCGATCAGCAGCGACGTGACTCTGTTGCTCATCTCACGCTTCGTCGCGGGCGCCTTCTCCGGGATCATCTGGGGGATGCTTGCCGCCTACGGGCGCAAGATAAGTCCGCCCCGCCACGCGGGCCTCGCCCTGTCGATTGTTTCCACCGGCGCACCTGTGGGCTTCGCGCTCGGGACGCCGCTGGGTTCATGGCTCGGAGCCACTTTCAATTGGAGATTGCCCTTTGTCGGTCTCACGGTGGTCGCCCTGCTCGCCGGGGTGTTCATCGCGCTGGTTTCCCCGGATGCCGAAGGCCAACGCGGGAAGTCCCGGCTTCCCGTAGCGCGCGTGTTCCGGATCCCCGGGGTGGCAACAATCCTGGCCGTCATCTTCACGTGGATGCTTGCCCACAACACCATCTACACCTACATCGCTCCCTACTTGCGTGCGGCGGGCAGCGGGCTCACCCCCGATGTCCAACTCTTCATCTTCGGGGTGTCCTCCATTGCCGGAATCGCCGTCACGGGGGCATTTCTCGATCGGCACCCGCGCCCCCTGCTGCACGGCAGCGTTGCCGTGTTCATTGCCGCAGGCTTCGTGCTCCTCTTCGGCCACGCATCACCTCCCGCAATCATTATCGCCACCGTCCTGTGGGGTCTTACCTTCGGCGGGGCGGCCGCACAGCTCCAGGCCGCGCTGACGAGCGCGGGAGGGCAGGACTCGGATGTCGCAAATTCCTTCCTTCCGGTGGCCTTCAATATTGCGATCTTCGTGGCCGGCATTCTCGGCGCCGCGCTGCTGACCCGGTTTGACGGGCTTGTCCTGCCGGTCGTCATGATCGGCTGTGGAGCGATCACGTTCTTGTTGACGATCTACGGGCGCCGCTCGGCCTTCCCCTCCCGGCTCTAG
- the gltB gene encoding glutamate synthase large subunit — MPAQAGLYRPEAEKDACGLAIVATLRGTPGHDIVQQALVALRNLEHRGAVGADEGTGDGAGILTQVPDEFFRAVTGFELPAEGNYAVGTAFLPTEARELAATKAGLESLAEREGLTVLGWREVPVVAELVGASARDCMPHFSQLFVAIDGPAAELSRREVNALDAKAFRLRKRAQHKFGVYFPSLSSKTIVYKGMLTTAQVEPFYPDLSDARFKTRLAIVHSRFSTNTFPSWPLAQPFRAIAHNGEINTVKGNRNWMRARQSTLSHKLLGDSPEELFPICTPGASDSASFDEVAELLWLSGRPITEAIMMMIPEAWENHATMDPDRKAFYEYHSLMMEPWDGPAAVSFTDGTQVGATLDRNGLRPCRYWVTDDGLVVFASEVGVLEIAPEKIVEKGRVAPGKMFVVDTENGRLIRDEEVKSQLAAANPWADWVKENTIRLAELPEREHVVHTSASVVHRQRTFGYTTEELKILLGPMAQTGGEPLGAMGTDTPVAVLSKRPRLLFDYFVQSFAQVTNPPLDAIREELVTSLNTTIGPQGNLLSRAKVRMPQVALTFPVINNDELAKIANIETPAAADGTGGELIAMKVRGLYKFDGGEAALRSRLTEICEQVSGAINRGVQYVVLSDRDSSAAWAPIPSLLLLSAVHHHLLRSANRTKISLVVEAGDVREVHHVAVLIGFGAAAVNPYLAMESVEELIRNGDVTGVTPEQGVAHLIKGLGKGVLKIMSKMGISTVASYCGAQTFEALGLSQKLVNEYFTGTVSQLGGVGLDVIAKEVAARHTLAYPVDGVDVPHRPLQGGGEYQWRRDGEPHLFNPDTVFRLQHATRERRYDIFKKYTQGIDDQSNKLMTFRGLLEFRNGVRPSVPLEEVESVSSIVKRFSTGAMSYGSISQEAHETLAIAMNRLGAKSNTGEGGEDVDRLLDPERRSAIKQVASGRFGVTSLYLSNATDIQIKMAQGAKPGEGGQLMAKKVYPWIAETRHSTPGVGLISPPPHHDIYSIEDLAQLIYDCKRANPSARVHVKLVSEMGIGTVAAGVTKAKADVVLVSGHDGGTGASPLNSLKHAGMPWELGLAEAQQTLRLNGLRDRVVVQVDGQLKTGRDVVVAALLGAEEYGFATAPLVVSGCVMMRVCHLDTCPVGVATQNPELRKRFSGKPEFVVNFFEFLAEEVREILAELGFRTLEEAIGQAGVLDVRKAVDHWKTEGLDLSPIISDAGVAAGTPVRNTTTQNHELEKHFDQQLISMSAEALSDRAPVRISVPVVNTDRSVGTLLGYNVTKTFGIDVLGPDTIDVTLTGQAGQSLGAFLPAGITLRLFGDANDYVGKGLSGGRITVQPDRANTFTAADNVIAGNVIGYGATSGEMFLRGQVGERFLVRNSGATAVVEGIGDHGCEYMTGGRALILGSVGRNFGAGMSGGTAYVLDLAASSVNKQALESGELSLLPLDDGDTDLVRTLLARHQEETGSAVAQALLENFPATVARLTKVLPRDYAAVLETRLAAAELGEDPDGDTVWQKILEVTGG, encoded by the coding sequence ATGCCGGCCCAGGCCGGCCTGTACCGCCCGGAAGCCGAGAAGGACGCCTGCGGCCTGGCCATCGTGGCCACCCTGCGCGGCACGCCCGGACACGACATTGTCCAGCAGGCCCTGGTGGCCCTGCGCAACCTCGAACACCGCGGCGCCGTCGGTGCCGACGAGGGAACCGGCGACGGCGCCGGCATCCTGACCCAGGTCCCCGACGAGTTCTTCCGCGCCGTGACGGGCTTTGAGCTGCCCGCGGAGGGCAACTACGCCGTGGGAACCGCGTTCCTGCCCACCGAAGCCAGGGAACTGGCCGCCACGAAGGCGGGGCTGGAATCGCTCGCCGAACGTGAAGGCCTCACCGTCCTGGGCTGGCGCGAGGTGCCCGTCGTCGCCGAACTGGTCGGAGCCAGCGCCCGCGACTGCATGCCGCACTTCAGCCAGCTGTTCGTCGCCATTGACGGCCCGGCCGCGGAACTGTCCCGCCGCGAGGTCAACGCCCTCGATGCGAAGGCCTTCCGCCTGCGCAAGCGCGCCCAGCACAAGTTCGGCGTGTACTTCCCATCCCTGTCCTCCAAGACCATTGTGTACAAGGGCATGCTGACCACGGCCCAGGTGGAACCGTTCTACCCGGACCTCTCCGACGCCCGCTTCAAGACCCGCCTCGCGATCGTGCACTCGCGCTTCTCCACCAACACCTTCCCGTCCTGGCCGCTGGCCCAGCCGTTCCGTGCCATCGCCCACAACGGCGAGATCAACACGGTCAAGGGCAACCGGAACTGGATGCGCGCCCGCCAGTCCACGCTCTCGCACAAGCTGCTGGGCGATTCACCCGAGGAACTGTTCCCGATCTGCACGCCGGGAGCCTCCGACTCGGCATCCTTCGACGAGGTGGCCGAGCTCCTGTGGCTCTCCGGCCGCCCCATCACCGAGGCCATCATGATGATGATCCCGGAGGCCTGGGAAAACCACGCCACGATGGACCCCGACCGCAAGGCCTTCTACGAGTACCACTCGCTCATGATGGAACCGTGGGACGGCCCGGCCGCCGTGTCCTTCACCGACGGCACCCAGGTGGGCGCCACCCTGGACCGCAACGGACTGCGCCCCTGCCGTTACTGGGTCACCGACGACGGCCTGGTCGTCTTCGCCTCCGAGGTAGGCGTGCTGGAGATCGCCCCGGAAAAGATCGTCGAGAAGGGCCGCGTTGCCCCCGGCAAGATGTTCGTCGTCGACACAGAGAACGGCCGCCTCATCCGCGACGAGGAAGTCAAGTCCCAGCTGGCCGCGGCCAACCCCTGGGCCGACTGGGTCAAGGAAAACACGATCCGCCTCGCCGAGCTGCCCGAGCGTGAGCACGTGGTCCACACGAGCGCCTCCGTGGTCCACCGCCAGCGCACGTTTGGCTACACCACCGAGGAACTGAAGATCCTGCTCGGCCCCATGGCCCAGACCGGCGGCGAGCCGCTGGGCGCCATGGGCACCGACACTCCCGTCGCCGTGCTGTCCAAGCGGCCCCGGTTGCTGTTCGACTACTTCGTGCAGTCCTTCGCCCAGGTGACCAACCCGCCGCTGGACGCCATCCGCGAGGAACTCGTCACCTCCCTCAACACGACCATCGGCCCGCAGGGAAACCTGCTCTCGCGTGCCAAGGTGCGCATGCCGCAGGTGGCCCTGACGTTCCCCGTCATCAACAATGACGAGCTGGCGAAGATCGCCAACATCGAAACCCCCGCCGCCGCGGATGGCACGGGCGGAGAGCTCATCGCCATGAAGGTGCGCGGGTTGTACAAGTTCGACGGCGGCGAGGCAGCCCTGCGCTCCCGCCTCACCGAAATCTGTGAGCAGGTTTCCGGCGCCATCAACCGCGGCGTGCAGTACGTGGTGCTCTCGGACCGGGATTCCTCGGCCGCCTGGGCGCCCATCCCGTCCCTGCTGTTGCTCAGCGCCGTCCACCACCACCTGCTGCGCAGCGCCAACCGCACCAAGATCTCCCTGGTGGTGGAGGCCGGCGACGTCCGCGAGGTCCACCACGTGGCCGTGCTGATCGGCTTCGGCGCCGCCGCAGTCAACCCCTACCTGGCCATGGAATCCGTTGAGGAACTCATCCGCAACGGCGACGTCACCGGCGTCACGCCCGAACAGGGTGTTGCACACCTGATCAAGGGCCTGGGCAAGGGCGTATTGAAGATCATGTCCAAGATGGGCATCTCCACGGTGGCCTCCTACTGCGGCGCCCAGACCTTCGAGGCGCTGGGCCTGTCGCAGAAGCTTGTCAATGAATACTTCACCGGCACCGTCTCCCAGCTCGGCGGCGTCGGCCTCGACGTCATCGCCAAGGAGGTGGCGGCCCGGCACACGCTGGCCTACCCGGTGGACGGCGTCGACGTCCCGCACCGCCCCCTCCAGGGCGGCGGCGAATACCAGTGGCGCCGCGACGGTGAACCGCACCTGTTCAACCCGGACACCGTGTTCCGCCTGCAGCACGCCACCCGCGAACGCCGCTACGACATCTTCAAGAAGTACACGCAGGGCATCGACGACCAGTCGAACAAGCTGATGACCTTCCGCGGCCTGCTGGAATTCAGGAACGGTGTCCGCCCGTCCGTGCCGCTGGAGGAGGTGGAGTCGGTCAGCTCCATCGTCAAGCGATTCTCCACGGGTGCCATGAGCTATGGCTCCATCTCCCAGGAGGCGCACGAGACCCTGGCCATCGCCATGAACCGTTTGGGCGCCAAGTCCAACACGGGGGAGGGCGGCGAAGACGTGGACCGCCTGCTGGATCCGGAGCGCCGCTCCGCCATCAAGCAGGTCGCCTCGGGCCGCTTCGGCGTCACGAGCCTGTACCTGAGTAACGCGACAGACATCCAGATCAAGATGGCCCAGGGCGCCAAGCCCGGCGAGGGCGGCCAGCTCATGGCCAAGAAGGTCTACCCGTGGATCGCCGAAACCCGGCACTCCACGCCCGGCGTCGGCTTGATCTCCCCGCCGCCGCACCATGACATCTACTCGATCGAGGACCTGGCGCAGCTCATCTACGACTGCAAGCGCGCCAACCCGTCAGCCCGGGTGCACGTCAAGCTCGTCTCCGAAATGGGGATCGGCACGGTGGCGGCCGGCGTGACCAAGGCCAAGGCCGACGTCGTCCTGGTTTCCGGGCACGACGGCGGCACCGGCGCCAGCCCGCTGAACTCGCTCAAGCACGCCGGCATGCCGTGGGAGCTCGGCCTGGCCGAGGCCCAGCAGACGCTGCGCCTGAACGGGCTGCGTGACCGCGTGGTGGTGCAGGTGGACGGTCAGTTGAAGACCGGCCGCGACGTGGTGGTCGCCGCACTGCTTGGCGCCGAGGAATATGGTTTCGCGACGGCGCCGCTGGTGGTATCCGGCTGCGTCATGATGCGCGTCTGCCACCTGGACACCTGCCCCGTGGGTGTCGCCACGCAGAACCCGGAGCTGCGCAAGCGGTTCAGTGGCAAGCCCGAATTCGTGGTGAACTTCTTTGAGTTCCTGGCCGAGGAGGTCCGCGAGATCCTCGCCGAACTCGGGTTCCGTACGCTCGAGGAGGCCATTGGCCAGGCCGGCGTGCTGGATGTCCGCAAGGCCGTGGACCACTGGAAGACCGAGGGCCTGGACCTGAGCCCCATCATTTCCGACGCCGGGGTGGCCGCCGGGACGCCGGTGCGCAACACCACCACGCAAAACCATGAGCTGGAGAAGCACTTCGACCAGCAGCTGATCAGCATGAGCGCCGAGGCGCTCAGCGACCGCGCCCCGGTGCGGATCAGCGTGCCCGTGGTCAACACGGACCGTTCCGTGGGCACCCTGCTCGGCTACAACGTCACCAAGACGTTCGGCATCGACGTCCTGGGCCCGGACACGATCGACGTGACGCTGACCGGACAAGCCGGGCAGTCGCTCGGCGCGTTCCTGCCGGCCGGCATCACGTTGCGGCTCTTCGGCGACGCCAACGACTACGTGGGCAAGGGCCTCTCCGGAGGACGCATCACGGTGCAGCCGGACCGGGCCAACACGTTCACCGCGGCGGATAACGTCATTGCCGGCAACGTGATCGGCTACGGCGCCACGAGCGGTGAAATGTTCCTGCGCGGCCAGGTGGGCGAACGCTTCCTGGTGCGCAACTCCGGCGCCACGGCCGTCGTCGAAGGCATCGGCGACCACGGCTGTGAATACATGACCGGCGGCCGGGCCCTGATCCTGGGCTCCGTGGGACGCAACTTTGGTGCCGGCATGTCCGGCGGCACGGCGTATGTGCTGGACCTTGCAGCCAGCAGCGTCAACAAGCAGGCGCTCGAATCGGGCGAGCTGTCCCTCTTGCCACTCGACGACGGCGACACGGACCTGGTCCGTACGCTCCTGGCGCGGCACCAGGAGGAGACGGGCTCGGCCGTGGCGCAAGCCCTGCTGGAGAACTTCCCGGCGACCGTGGCGCGCCTGACCAAGGTGCTCCCGCGCGACTATGCAGCAGTTTTGGAAACCCGCTTGGCAGCAGCCGAGCTGGGCGAGGACCCGGACGGCGACACCGTCTGGCAGAAAATCCTGGAGGTGACCGGTGGCTGA
- a CDS encoding glutamate synthase subunit beta, with translation MADPRGFLKTRERITQTRRPVPVRIMDWKEVYEAQQKGVLKSQAGRCMDCGVPFCHQGCPLGNLIPEWNDLTWRDKGQEAIERLHATNNFPEFTGRLCPAPCESACVLSINQPAVTIKQVEVSIIDEAFEADWVQPLPPARLTGKTVAVVGSGPAGLAVAQQLTRTGHTVAVYERDDRIGGLLRYGIPDFKLEKEKLDRRLEQMTAEGTRFRTGVEVGKDIGWEELRRRYDAVVVTTGATVPRDLPIPGRALTGVHFAMEYLVQANKVVAGDVVDGQINAKGKHVVILGGGDTGADCLGTAHRQEAASVTTLAIGKQPPMERTANQPWPTFPNLFEVASAHEEGGERSYLASTVEFLGDNGVLTGLKIAETEYLDGRRVPREGTERIIPADLVFLSLGFTGPETAELTHQLPVELDARSNVNRDGYYMTSRPGVFAAGDAGRGQSLIVWAIAEGRACAAAVDKYLMGETNLDAPVSPSDSAISVM, from the coding sequence GTGGCTGATCCCCGCGGTTTTTTGAAGACACGTGAACGCATCACCCAGACCCGGCGGCCCGTCCCGGTCCGCATCATGGACTGGAAGGAAGTGTACGAGGCGCAGCAGAAGGGCGTGCTGAAGTCGCAGGCCGGTCGTTGCATGGACTGCGGCGTGCCGTTCTGCCACCAGGGCTGTCCCTTGGGCAACCTGATCCCGGAGTGGAACGACCTCACCTGGCGCGACAAGGGCCAGGAGGCCATTGAGCGCCTGCACGCCACCAACAACTTCCCCGAATTCACCGGCCGGCTCTGCCCGGCACCGTGCGAAAGCGCCTGCGTGCTGAGCATCAACCAGCCCGCGGTGACCATCAAGCAGGTCGAGGTCTCCATCATCGACGAGGCGTTCGAGGCCGACTGGGTCCAGCCCCTGCCGCCGGCCCGCCTGACCGGCAAGACCGTCGCCGTTGTCGGCTCCGGCCCCGCCGGCCTGGCCGTGGCCCAGCAGCTGACCCGCACCGGACACACCGTGGCCGTGTATGAACGCGACGACCGGATCGGCGGCCTGCTGCGGTACGGCATCCCCGACTTCAAGTTGGAGAAGGAAAAGCTCGACCGCCGCCTGGAGCAGATGACGGCCGAGGGCACCCGCTTCCGCACCGGCGTCGAGGTCGGCAAGGACATTGGCTGGGAGGAGCTGCGCCGCCGTTACGACGCCGTCGTGGTCACCACGGGCGCCACGGTGCCCCGCGACCTGCCCATCCCGGGCCGGGCCCTGACCGGCGTCCATTTCGCCATGGAGTACCTGGTCCAGGCCAACAAGGTGGTCGCCGGGGACGTCGTGGACGGGCAGATCAACGCCAAGGGCAAGCACGTGGTGATCCTGGGCGGCGGCGATACCGGTGCCGACTGCCTGGGCACGGCCCACCGCCAGGAAGCGGCATCGGTCACCACCCTGGCCATCGGCAAGCAGCCCCCCATGGAGCGCACGGCCAACCAGCCGTGGCCCACCTTCCCGAACCTGTTCGAGGTGGCCAGCGCCCACGAGGAAGGCGGAGAGCGCAGCTACCTGGCCTCCACCGTCGAGTTCCTGGGCGACAACGGCGTGCTGACCGGGTTGAAGATCGCCGAAACCGAGTACCTGGACGGCCGGCGCGTGCCCCGGGAGGGCACCGAGCGGATCATCCCGGCGGACCTGGTGTTCCTGTCGCTGGGCTTCACCGGCCCGGAGACCGCGGAGCTGACGCACCAGTTGCCCGTGGAATTGGATGCCCGTTCCAACGTGAACCGTGACGGGTATTACATGACCAGCCGCCCGGGCGTGTTTGCCGCGGGGGATGCCGGACGCGGGCAATCGTTGATCGTGTGGGCCATCGCCGAGGGGCGCGCCTGCGCCGCCGCGGTGGACAAGTACCTGATGGGGGAGACCAACCTGGATGCGCCCGTCTCACCCAGTGACTCGGCTATCAGTGTGATGTAA